The Macrobrachium nipponense isolate FS-2020 chromosome 1, ASM1510439v2, whole genome shotgun sequence genome includes a window with the following:
- the LOC135220027 gene encoding CD209 antigen-like protein E isoform X3, which translates to MKFSLKILWRDLMPIPGSLMTFNGSSYCFCWNKQSWRTAQSDCKGLGSELVKITSNAENDFIGNKIVDQHHCWIGLNDIDTENSFKWSVDNSSIQDNGNYSSYVCKIPAS; encoded by the exons ATGAAGTTCTCGTTGAAAATCTTGTGGAGAGATCTGATGCCAATACCTGGATCTTTAATG ACATTTAATGGTTCCAGTTATTGCTTTTGCTGGAATAAGCAGTCATGGAGAACTGCACAAAGTGATTGCAAAGGACTTGGCAGTGAGTTGGTCAAGATAACAAGCAATGCAGAGAATGATTTCATTGGAA ATAAAATAGTAGATCAGCATCACTGCTGGATTGGACTGAATGACATAGACACGGAAAACAGCTTTAAATGGTCTGTGGATAACAGCAGTATTCAAGACAATGGCAATTATTCAAG